The DNA segment TGCTCCGACCCTAGGCAGCACCCCCGACATCCGCGCCGGGGGCCGTCTCCGTCGAGCTCCCTCGCAGGCGAGCTCGACAGCGGCTCAGCTCAGGCGGTCGACCAGCTCCGAGGCCAGCCCGGTGTAGCCGGCGGGCGTCAGCGCGAGCAGACGGGCCTTCGCGGCAGCTCCGATGTCGAGGCCGTCGACGAAGACCGCGAGGTCCTCGGCGCCGAGGCGCTTGCCGCGGGTGAGGTCCTTGAGCATCGCGTACGGGTCGGTGATCGAGGAGCGTCCCGCGACGACCTCGGCGCGGATGACGGTCTGGATCGCCTCCGCGAGCACCTCCCAGTTGATGTCGAGGTCGGCGGCGAGGGCGCGCGGGTCGAGGTCGATCTCGAGCAGACCGCGGGCGATGTTGTCGAGCGCGAGCAGCGAGTGGCCGAACGCGACGCCGATGTTGCGCTGCGTCGTCGAGTCGGTGAGGTCGCGCTGCAGCCGCGAGGTGACCAGGGTCTGCGCGAGCGAGTCGAGCAGTGCGCTGGAGAGCTCGAGGTTCGCCTCGGCGTTCTCGAACCGGATCGGGTTGATCTTGTGCGGCATCGTCGACGAGCCGGTCGCGCCGGCCTGCGGGATCTGCCGGAAGTAGCCGAGCGAGATGTAGGTCCAGACGTCGGTGCAGATGTTGTGCAGGATCCGGTTCGCGTGCGCGGCCTTGCCGTAGAGCTCGGCCTGCCAGTCGTGCGACTCGATCTGGGTGGTCAGCGGGTTGAAGACGAGGCCGAGGGAGCCGACGAACTCCGCCGCGAGGGCCGCCCAGTCGGTGTCCGGATCCGCCGCGAGGTGCGCCGCGAAGGTGCCGGTCGCTCCGCTGAACTTGCCGAGGTACTCGGTGGCCTCGAGCTGCACGACGACCCGCTCGAGGCGGAAGGCGTAGACGGCGAACTCCTTGCCCATCGTGGTGGGCGTCGCGGGCTGGCCGTGGGTGCGGCTGAGCATCGACTCGTCGCGGTAGCGCACGGCGAGCTCGCGCAGGGAGGCGACGACCGAGCGCAGCTTCGGCAGCCAGACGTCCTCGACGGCCCGGCGGACGACGAGCGCGTAGGAGAGGTTGTTGATGTCCTCGCTGGTCGCGGCGAAGTGGGTGAGCTCGGCGATGCGGTCCAGACCCAGCTCGGCCAGCCACTGGCGCACCAGGTACTCGACCGCCTTCACGTCGTGGCGGGTGACGGCCTCGAGCTCGGCCAGGCGGTCGATCTCGGGCTGGCCGAAGTCGCGGGCGCGACGGCGGAGCTCCTCGGCGGCGGCGGCGTCGACCGGCTCGGAGCCGAAGAGGCGGCGGTCGGTGAGGGCGAGCAGCCACTCCACCTCCACGTAGACGCGCGCTCGGTTCAGCCCGGCCTCCGACAGGTGCTCGCCGAGGGCGGAGACGGCGGCGCTGTAGCGGCCGTCGAGCGGGCTGAGCGGCTGGGGAGGGAGCGAGGTCATGCGGTGGTGCCTTCCGGTTCTCGGGGGTCCCGCGCGGTCTGGAGGCTCGATCGCGGGTCGGTGCGGACCGTGCGGTTGCCGCGCAGTCCCGGTTCGATCTGGGCGAAGAGCGCCCGGCACGCGCGCTCGATCAGCGCGAGCACCGAGTCGAACGCCGCCGCATCGGAATAGTAGGGGTCGGGGACGTCGCCCTGCGCCGAGAGGCCCGGCTCGAAGGCGAGCAGGCGCCGGATCTTCTGCCGGTCGACGTCGGTGCGCGCCCAGGAGCGCAGCGCCCGCTCGTGGCCGTGATCGAGGGCGACGACGAGGTCGAACTCCTCGAAGAGCGCGGGGTCGAAGAGCCGCGCGCGGTGCGGGGCGCCGTCGAGTCCGCGGCGATCGAGCGCCTCGAGGGCGCGGTGGTCGGCGTGCTCGCCGAGGTGCCACTCGCCGGTGCCGGCGGAGGTGATCGTGATGACCGAGCCGAGCCCGGCCTGCTCGGCGAGGGAGCGCAGCACCACCTCCGCCATCGGCGACCGGCAGATGTTGCCGGTGCAGACGAAGCACACGGCGAACGCCGACGGCGCGGAAGAGGGGGTCACCCGCCCATCATGGCGCACCGGCGGTCCTCCACAGAGGGCGGATTCTCGACCTCTCCACCGTTCGGGGGAGCGCCCGCCCGCGGCCGACCGCGGTGCCCGAGGCTGGCCGCGGGCATCGAGAGAAGGGAGGTGGCGGATGGGCGTCGAGGCGGTTGCAGGGGGAGCGACGGGTGCGGCGGCGCCGTGGCCGAGCGCGGCGGTGGCGGCGCTCGCCGAGCGGATCGGGGTGCTGCGCGGGGAGGCGGGCGGACTCCTGCCCGACGCCGACTGGGAGGGGTCGGCGGCGCGGGAGTACGCCGAGCGGGCGGCCGAGCTGCTGGCCGGGCTCGCGACGGCGGAGGCGGCGGCGCGCGGGCTGGCAGTGGGGGCGGGCGGATGAGGGCGCCGTCCCCGGTGCGGGTGGAGACGGCCGAGCTCGACGAGCGCCGGCGGGTGCTCGAGGAGCTCGCTGCGGGGCTGGCCGAGTGCGCGGTGCTCGGCGACGGGCTCGTCCCCGCGGTGCAGCTCGCGGCGCCGGCCCGGGCGGGCGAGTCGGCGGCGCTCGGCGATCGGCTCCGCCTGCTCGAGGCCGAGGCTGTGGCGCTCCGGGAGGCGCTCGCCGCGGCGGCTGCGGGATACGAACGGGCGGAGGAGGACGCGGCACCGGGGATGCCGGGGATCCTCGGGCCGCAGACCGCCGTCGCGCTCTTCGAGCGGCGTGCGGGCGAGTCCCTCGCGCGGCGGCTCCCCGGTGCCGTCGAGGACGCGGCGGTGCTGGTCCGGGCGGTCGCCGACGCCGCGTTCGGGTCGGTCTCGGCGGCGGTGCGGGCCCTCGCGGGGGACGAGGGCGCCGAGGCCGACCTGGCGGAGGAGGGGGAGGACCTCGTCCGGGCGCTGCTGGGCGACCCGCTCCTGATCGAGGGCCTGCGCGGGGTGATCTC comes from the Rathayibacter festucae DSM 15932 genome and includes:
- the purB gene encoding adenylosuccinate lyase, giving the protein MTSLPPQPLSPLDGRYSAAVSALGEHLSEAGLNRARVYVEVEWLLALTDRRLFGSEPVDAAAAEELRRRARDFGQPEIDRLAELEAVTRHDVKAVEYLVRQWLAELGLDRIAELTHFAATSEDINNLSYALVVRRAVEDVWLPKLRSVVASLRELAVRYRDESMLSRTHGQPATPTTMGKEFAVYAFRLERVVVQLEATEYLGKFSGATGTFAAHLAADPDTDWAALAAEFVGSLGLVFNPLTTQIESHDWQAELYGKAAHANRILHNICTDVWTYISLGYFRQIPQAGATGSSTMPHKINPIRFENAEANLELSSALLDSLAQTLVTSRLQRDLTDSTTQRNIGVAFGHSLLALDNIARGLLEIDLDPRALAADLDINWEVLAEAIQTVIRAEVVAGRSSITDPYAMLKDLTRGKRLGAEDLAVFVDGLDIGAAAKARLLALTPAGYTGLASELVDRLS
- a CDS encoding low molecular weight protein-tyrosine-phosphatase, with the translated sequence MTPSSAPSAFAVCFVCTGNICRSPMAEVVLRSLAEQAGLGSVITITSAGTGEWHLGEHADHRALEALDRRGLDGAPHRARLFDPALFEEFDLVVALDHGHERALRSWARTDVDRQKIRRLLAFEPGLSAQGDVPDPYYSDAAAFDSVLALIERACRALFAQIEPGLRGNRTVRTDPRSSLQTARDPREPEGTTA